From the Fibrobacter sp. UWB11 genome, one window contains:
- the rpsG gene encoding 30S ribosomal protein S7, which yields MSRRRKALHRSILPDPRFHSTLVTELVGVVLKQGKKTIAEQIVYTALDLLDKKVEGKETPLEKFELCLENIKPRVEVKSRRVGGANYQVPMEVAPDRAKALALRWLLDAARNRNEANMAERLAAELVAAKNSEGNAVRKKNDTHKMAEANKAFAHFRF from the coding sequence ATGTCTAGAAGAAGAAAGGCTCTCCATCGCTCCATCCTCCCGGATCCGCGTTTCCACTCCACGCTCGTCACTGAACTCGTCGGTGTCGTGCTCAAGCAGGGCAAGAAGACCATCGCTGAACAGATCGTCTACACCGCTCTCGACCTCCTCGACAAGAAGGTTGAAGGCAAGGAAACCCCGCTCGAAAAGTTCGAACTCTGCCTTGAAAACATCAAGCCGCGTGTCGAAGTCAAGTCCCGTCGCGTTGGTGGTGCAAACTACCAGGTCCCGATGGAAGTTGCTCCGGATCGCGCCAAGGCTCTCGCTCTCCGCTGGCTCCTCGATGCAGCTCGTAACCGCAACGAAGCCAACATGGCAGAACGTCTTGCAGCAGAACTCGTTGCCGCTAAGAACAGCGAAGGCAACGCAGTCCGTAAGAAGAACGATACGCACAAGATGGCCGAAGCCAACAAGGCTTTCGCTCACTTCCGTTTCTAA
- a CDS encoding glycoside hydrolase family 26 protein — MFKSLLFTLGILPMTALAFQVGAWVGGPGQYPQPTQENVQAFQDLQGSHIDLISYFALFDINDWNATEEYANVAKDNGSTLVVTWMANGYNAQDLVDGKADEYIRDYAKGVKGYGEEIWLRPLHEANGDWYDWGVGKAGAGNTDANVAEAFRHIVKIFKEEGVTNVKWVWTTNASNSGKGSTLTGNYPGDEYVDYISIDGYNWGKCQSWSSWQTFSQVFKKAYNALANINKPLFIAEISSSELGGNKAEWITDMFEHFATDFSRVFAVMWFSQSKEDNEGDWALNTSQAAVDAWKAGIAKMKALDSSTSIKPAGRASSSSFRLQDGKLYMQTGKALKASVVQFDYQGRVLWQSPVQHFTAGVHAIDAPKASTRSIYKLSVKR; from the coding sequence ATGTTCAAATCGTTACTATTCACATTGGGGATTTTGCCTATGACCGCTTTAGCATTCCAAGTCGGTGCCTGGGTCGGTGGCCCCGGCCAATACCCACAGCCAACTCAAGAAAACGTGCAGGCATTCCAAGATTTGCAGGGCTCGCATATCGACCTCATCAGTTACTTTGCGCTCTTCGACATCAACGATTGGAACGCAACCGAAGAGTACGCAAACGTCGCGAAAGACAACGGTTCCACGCTGGTGGTGACCTGGATGGCAAACGGCTATAACGCGCAAGATTTGGTGGACGGCAAGGCCGACGAATATATCCGCGACTACGCCAAGGGTGTTAAAGGCTATGGCGAAGAAATCTGGCTCAGGCCGCTCCACGAAGCGAACGGCGACTGGTACGACTGGGGTGTAGGCAAGGCAGGCGCCGGCAACACCGATGCAAACGTCGCCGAAGCATTCCGCCATATCGTGAAAATTTTCAAAGAAGAAGGCGTTACGAACGTCAAATGGGTCTGGACAACGAACGCTTCGAACTCAGGAAAGGGTTCCACGCTTACGGGCAACTACCCTGGCGACGAATACGTGGACTACATTTCCATTGACGGCTACAACTGGGGCAAATGCCAAAGCTGGTCTAGCTGGCAGACGTTCTCGCAGGTATTCAAGAAGGCATACAACGCACTCGCAAACATCAACAAGCCGCTCTTCATTGCTGAAATTTCCAGCTCCGAACTCGGCGGTAACAAGGCCGAATGGATTACGGACATGTTCGAGCACTTTGCTACAGACTTCTCCCGCGTATTTGCGGTGATGTGGTTCAGCCAGAGCAAGGAGGATAACGAAGGCGACTGGGCGCTCAACACTTCACAGGCTGCCGTTGATGCATGGAAAGCAGGCATCGCGAAGATGAAGGCCTTGGACAGCAGCACCTCCATCAAACCAGCCGGAAGGGCATCCAGCAGTTCCTTTCGCCTGCAAGACGGCAAGCTCTACATGCAAACCGGCAAAGCATTAAAGGCAAGCGTCGTGCAGTTCGACTACCAGGGCCGCGTCCTGTGGCAGAGCCCGGTGCAGCACTTTACCGCGGGTGTGCACGCTATCGACGCCCCCAAGGCAAGCACGCGAAGCATTTACAAGTTATCCGTGAAGCGCTAA
- the rpsL gene encoding 30S ribosomal protein S12: protein MPTIQQLVRNGREQISNRTASVALKSCPQKRGVCTRVYTSTPKKPNSALRKIARVRLSNKMEVTAYIPGEGHNLQEHSIVLIRGGRVKDVPGVRYHIIRGTLDTQAVNGRQNGRSKYGVKKKGAAPAKK, encoded by the coding sequence GTGCCAACTATTCAACAGCTCGTCCGTAACGGACGTGAACAGATCAGCAACAGGACCGCTTCCGTAGCTTTGAAGTCCTGCCCCCAGAAGCGCGGCGTTTGTACCCGTGTTTACACCAGCACCCCGAAGAAGCCGAACTCTGCTCTTCGTAAGATTGCCCGTGTGCGCCTCTCCAACAAGATGGAAGTTACCGCTTACATCCCGGGTGAAGGCCACAACCTCCAGGAACACTCCATCGTGCTCATCCGCGGTGGTCGTGTGAAGGACGTTCCGGGTGTTCGCTACCACATCATCCGTGGTACGCTCGATACTCAGGCAGTCAACGGCCGTCAGAACGGCCGCTCCAAGTACGGTGTTAAGAAGAAAGGTGCCGCTCCGGCCAAGAAGTAA
- a CDS encoding glycoside hydrolase family 26 protein, with protein MNNKLFTSLCAAPVAAMAIQIGAWVGGPGQSPQPTKENVRAFQDLQDAHLDLISYFAVFDVDDWKRVQVYADIAKENGSTLVVTWMPKGYSAQEIVNGETDNYIREFAKGVKNYSEEIWLRPLHEANGDWYDWGVGKKGAGNTDANVAEAFRRIVKIFRKENVKNVKWVWTTNVTNHGEGATLIGNYPGDEFVDYISIDGYNWGKSQNWSSWKTFAQVFDDAYKALANINKPLFIAEISSSEKGGSKAEWIADMFKHFSTDYSRVFAVMWFSQSKDYEGDWALNTSQDAVNAWKTGIKKMKTNSKGKKR; from the coding sequence ATGAACAACAAACTATTCACGTCTCTTTGCGCCGCGCCAGTTGCAGCGATGGCGATCCAAATCGGCGCTTGGGTCGGAGGCCCCGGACAATCCCCGCAGCCCACCAAAGAGAATGTACGGGCGTTCCAAGACTTGCAAGATGCTCATCTTGATCTTATCAGCTACTTTGCAGTTTTCGACGTGGACGACTGGAAGCGGGTGCAAGTTTACGCAGACATCGCAAAAGAAAACGGATCGACGCTAGTCGTCACATGGATGCCCAAAGGCTACAGCGCCCAAGAAATTGTGAACGGCGAGACGGACAACTACATCCGAGAGTTCGCAAAGGGCGTCAAGAACTACAGCGAAGAAATCTGGTTGCGCCCCCTGCACGAAGCGAACGGCGACTGGTACGACTGGGGTGTGGGCAAAAAAGGCGCCGGGAATACCGACGCGAATGTCGCCGAAGCATTCCGCCGCATCGTCAAGATTTTCCGCAAAGAAAACGTCAAGAACGTCAAATGGGTATGGACCACGAACGTCACGAACCACGGCGAAGGCGCCACGCTCATAGGCAATTACCCCGGCGACGAATTTGTGGATTACATTTCCATTGACGGATACAACTGGGGCAAGAGCCAAAACTGGTCCAGCTGGAAGACCTTTGCGCAAGTCTTCGACGATGCCTACAAGGCTCTCGCAAACATCAACAAGCCGCTCTTCATTGCCGAAATCTCCAGCTCCGAAAAAGGAGGCAGCAAGGCCGAATGGATCGCCGACATGTTCAAGCACTTTAGCACTGACTACTCGCGCGTGTTCGCCGTGATGTGGTTCAGCCAGAGCAAGGACTACGAAGGCGACTGGGCGCTCAACACCTCGCAAGATGCCGTCAACGCGTGGAAGACGGGAATCAAGAAGATGAAGACAAATTCTAAAGGGAAGAAGAGATAA
- a CDS encoding Eco57I restriction-modification methylase domain-containing protein, translating to MSIKFISPKKSVNSAFLKLPVPVEKMEDFKLSLKNLYSKRNPAQDEEYHKGEIWNFLRKIFEPDYSVQVNRPIDLAIFNGNTASAKPAVIIEAKSPTNAAEMFSAEHPNVKSLQELVYYFMLEYVHSVNHEIKWLAITNFDEWYFFDVKDFIRYFGNKSKPIYDQFLKFKANQMSGNKTSDFYNEIAKPAIDDFLASCDINVVHFNLADVVRSVSQESKKAPVTLEPKAIGSMDSISPTGFQNDNAYSHSTSHISHSTPLLPLYKFLSPETLLAKPFANDSNSLDRNFYAELLHIIGLEEVKEEKGGKKVIQRKKPANRDKASLLESAIYQLEDDFPNKEECEAMALRLCITWVNRLLFLKLVESQILMYQKGDASYRFMSTDKIANFDELNIFFFKVLGKKIEDRDEDVLKRYPNVPYLNSSLFEPTEDEKHLKIRGIPDAQMEIFNKTVLKDERGKRAKGTLPNLDYIFKFLDAYNFASDAQGGVTSTSKTLINASVLGLIFEKINGYKDGSFFTPGFITDYMARDVLERTVVQKFNEKKSWKCKNLEDVSDKIEDISEANEIVDDIRVADVAVGSGHFLVSALNRLLAIKSELNILCDADGKRIKRRDLILKVDNDELSVVDDEGEPFEYKPGNEESQRYQEALFNEKRRIIENSLFGVDLNPNSVNICRLRLWIELLKNAYYTKESGYKQLQTLPNIDINIKVGDSLLSKYPVQNGHVVLDFLQKEDKADKKNGLAAKLKEYRKNVQDYKAGGTSYNKQQLRLNIAGLKSQLKEPPSIDLFGNVVKNNDIDFSNSLEWMFEFPEILDDEGRFTGFDAIIGNPPYVQLQSMGEMSDVYSKRDYSCYNKSADLYCLFVERAYSLLKKNGYFSFIMPNKWMLVDYGKELRQFMSQTSLKKILNFGDVQFFADATIYVCIFVSQKSGDKMPVLACSLNSKNYHGEFEKEVKAATFEFPAENFGASEWSIRNKLHDSVLQKMNVGTPLKDMPITINYGIKTGFNDAFFIDGKTREKLIAEDPKSEELIKPLLRGRDINAWVTENDQYLINPHNGIKEKNIAPINIDEYPAIKKHLDQFIDKLVKRGDKGDTPYNLRNCAYLEEFAKPKIMYPNMTSAFPFTYDETGSFGNDKSFIITEKESSQNLPKGAENVIASEAECHPERSVSKVEGSLLKALLAIFNSSLVKLWIWYNCPELMGGTREIRKAYFENLRIPLDNVELQQQLATLADEIIAAKKQTSCRPERPLEPKAIGEVEGSSEALQKQIADLETQVNTLVYQLYGITDAEEIEAVEKR from the coding sequence ATGTCAATCAAGTTCATTTCGCCTAAAAAGTCCGTCAATTCTGCGTTTCTCAAGTTGCCTGTTCCCGTCGAAAAGATGGAGGATTTCAAGCTTTCGCTCAAGAATCTTTATAGCAAGCGGAATCCAGCGCAGGACGAAGAGTACCACAAGGGCGAAATCTGGAACTTTTTACGCAAGATTTTTGAACCCGATTATTCGGTGCAGGTCAACCGCCCGATAGACCTTGCGATTTTTAACGGCAATACGGCAAGTGCAAAGCCGGCAGTGATTATCGAAGCGAAGTCGCCGACGAATGCGGCCGAAATGTTTTCGGCGGAGCATCCGAACGTAAAATCGTTGCAGGAACTCGTCTATTACTTTATGCTGGAATACGTGCATTCGGTCAATCACGAAATCAAGTGGCTCGCCATCACAAATTTTGACGAATGGTATTTCTTCGACGTTAAGGACTTTATCCGCTATTTTGGGAACAAGTCAAAACCGATATACGATCAGTTCCTAAAATTCAAGGCGAATCAGATGAGCGGCAACAAGACCTCCGATTTTTACAACGAAATCGCGAAACCCGCCATCGACGATTTCCTCGCCTCCTGCGACATCAACGTTGTGCATTTCAACCTTGCGGATGTTGTTCGTTCTGTCTCTCAGGAATCGAAAAAAGCGCCTGTCACCCTGGAGCCGAAGGCGATAGGGTCCATGGATTCTATCAGCCCTACGGGCTTCCAGAATGACAATGCGTATTCTCATTCCACATCCCACATTTCACATTCCACACCGCTCCTCCCTCTCTACAAATTCCTCTCCCCGGAAACCCTCCTCGCGAAGCCTTTTGCAAACGACAGCAACAGCCTTGACCGCAATTTTTACGCAGAACTCTTGCACATCATCGGCCTCGAAGAAGTGAAAGAAGAAAAGGGCGGCAAGAAAGTCATTCAACGCAAGAAGCCCGCAAATCGCGACAAGGCAAGCCTCCTCGAAAGTGCCATCTACCAGCTTGAAGACGATTTCCCGAACAAGGAAGAATGCGAGGCGATGGCCCTCCGTCTCTGCATCACATGGGTGAACCGCCTGCTGTTCCTGAAACTTGTCGAATCGCAAATCCTCATGTATCAAAAGGGCGATGCATCGTACCGGTTCATGAGTACGGATAAAATAGCGAACTTCGACGAACTGAACATTTTCTTTTTCAAGGTGCTCGGCAAGAAAATCGAGGACCGCGACGAAGACGTGCTCAAGCGTTACCCGAATGTGCCTTATCTGAACAGTTCGCTGTTCGAACCGACCGAAGACGAAAAGCACCTGAAAATCCGCGGCATTCCCGATGCCCAGATGGAAATTTTCAACAAGACTGTCCTGAAGGATGAACGCGGCAAACGCGCAAAAGGCACGCTCCCGAATCTGGATTACATCTTCAAGTTCCTCGATGCGTACAACTTTGCAAGCGATGCCCAAGGCGGCGTGACCTCTACGAGCAAGACGCTCATCAACGCGTCGGTTCTCGGACTCATTTTCGAAAAAATCAACGGCTACAAAGACGGCAGTTTCTTTACGCCGGGGTTCATCACCGACTACATGGCCCGCGATGTGCTGGAACGAACTGTGGTGCAGAAGTTCAACGAGAAAAAGTCCTGGAAATGCAAAAATTTGGAAGATGTCTCGGACAAGATTGAAGATATTTCAGAAGCGAATGAAATTGTTGATGATATCCGCGTTGCTGATGTCGCCGTGGGCTCTGGGCATTTCTTGGTGTCGGCCCTTAATCGCCTGCTTGCAATCAAATCGGAATTGAACATTTTGTGCGATGCAGACGGCAAACGCATCAAACGTCGCGACCTGATTTTGAAAGTTGATAACGATGAACTTTCTGTTGTTGATGACGAGGGCGAACCGTTTGAATACAAGCCGGGCAACGAAGAAAGCCAGCGGTATCAAGAAGCCTTGTTCAACGAAAAACGCCGCATTATCGAGAATAGCCTTTTCGGTGTTGACCTGAACCCCAACAGCGTGAACATCTGCCGTTTGCGCCTTTGGATTGAACTTTTGAAGAACGCCTACTACACCAAGGAAAGCGGCTACAAACAACTTCAGACCCTCCCGAACATCGACATCAATATCAAAGTCGGCGATTCGTTGCTGAGCAAATACCCCGTGCAGAACGGACACGTCGTTTTGGACTTTTTGCAGAAAGAAGACAAGGCCGACAAGAAAAACGGACTCGCGGCGAAACTCAAGGAATACAGGAAAAACGTTCAGGATTACAAGGCGGGCGGAACGAGCTACAACAAACAGCAACTTCGCCTGAACATTGCCGGCCTCAAGTCGCAACTCAAGGAGCCGCCCAGCATTGACCTCTTCGGAAACGTTGTCAAGAACAACGACATCGACTTTTCCAATTCGCTCGAATGGATGTTCGAATTCCCGGAAATCCTCGACGACGAAGGCCGCTTTACAGGCTTTGATGCCATCATCGGAAACCCGCCGTATGTGCAGCTCCAGAGCATGGGCGAGATGAGCGACGTTTACAGCAAACGAGATTACAGTTGCTACAACAAGTCCGCAGATCTTTACTGCCTTTTTGTGGAACGCGCCTACAGCCTGCTGAAAAAGAACGGATATTTCTCGTTCATCATGCCGAACAAATGGATGCTCGTGGATTACGGCAAGGAACTGCGGCAATTCATGAGCCAGACCTCGCTCAAGAAAATTCTCAACTTTGGCGATGTCCAGTTCTTTGCCGATGCAACCATTTACGTGTGCATATTCGTATCGCAAAAGTCCGGCGACAAGATGCCCGTTTTGGCGTGTTCGCTGAACAGCAAGAACTATCACGGCGAATTCGAAAAAGAAGTCAAGGCGGCGACATTCGAGTTCCCGGCAGAAAATTTCGGAGCAAGCGAATGGAGTATCAGAAACAAACTCCACGATTCCGTATTGCAGAAAATGAACGTCGGCACGCCTCTGAAAGATATGCCGATTACCATTAATTACGGCATTAAGACAGGCTTCAATGATGCATTCTTTATTGATGGAAAAACGAGGGAAAAACTCATCGCCGAAGACCCCAAGAGTGAAGAACTCATAAAGCCACTGCTTCGCGGTCGAGACATTAACGCATGGGTGACGGAAAATGATCAATATCTAATCAACCCGCATAACGGAATAAAGGAAAAGAACATCGCGCCGATTAACATAGATGAATATCCGGCAATCAAAAAGCATCTTGACCAATTTATAGATAAGTTGGTTAAACGTGGGGATAAAGGTGATACGCCATACAACCTACGTAATTGCGCCTATTTGGAAGAATTTGCCAAACCCAAAATCATGTACCCGAACATGACTTCGGCATTCCCGTTCACCTATGACGAAACTGGCTCTTTCGGCAACGACAAATCTTTTATCATTACGGAAAAAGAAAGTTCCCAGAACTTGCCTAAGGGAGCAGAAAACGTCATTGCGAGCGAAGCAGAGTGTCATCCTGAGCGGAGCGTAAGCAAAGTCGAAGGATCTCTCCTTAAGGCCCTTCTCGCCATATTCAATTCCAGCCTTGTCAAACTCTGGATATGGTACAACTGCCCCGAACTCATGGGCGGCACCCGTGAAATCCGCAAAGCCTACTTCGAAAACCTCCGCATCCCCCTGGACAATGTGGAACTACAGCAACAACTCGCCACTCTCGCCGATGAAATCATCGCTGCTAAAAAACAAACTTCGTGTCGTCCTGAGCGGCCCCTGGAGCCGAAGGCGATAGGGGAAGTCGAAGGATCTAGTGAGGCGCTTCAAAAGCAAATCGCCGACCTCGAAACCCAAGTCAACACCCTCGTCTATCAACTCTACGGCATCACCGATGCCGAAGAAATAGAAGCAGTGGAGAAGAGGTGA